Proteins from one Telopea speciosissima isolate NSW1024214 ecotype Mountain lineage chromosome 1, Tspe_v1, whole genome shotgun sequence genomic window:
- the LOC122664886 gene encoding uncharacterized protein LOC122664886 isoform X3, producing MEPPPFHHHHHNNRYAPVAPPRISGDRNFYHHHQQHQHQHHHLPPPPPPPAPPPTQPPLPSLYHHHQRHASQYPFPNSHPIIEGDPRRQHPFDVERPPRAPVSDRIVFDHHRQNPFPDDHSHLPDAWDPPPPRVPPQLPRTFPVNWENEPPRNHFSAHPMSPYRSASDGNFNDRKRFVDDQESGSFREYPIDGFERNQNDEIFYNQSDNRVSTSGSSHSNYFRNRISFENTVSSRNHAQSAGNHGMNFNFESDNGRSRDGRGAGDCTDERRIWVSTRPNSRDADTFVNGIEMREKEIMGEDDIRVGSGKRFPYITKMGKFNNRVGNEGSQEIVHTPKKKPQKLSALQRIQLGKTTPRKLHSSAYFDDSNSGSFRSKGPLVFSDHRLEEEIVSSSVELDVSFKSNSLVAKQVVAPSSPVVGSNGSSTPKTKRIKKAMTPVSVSSNSRLTELHEGPVSGDGSSLGVRDASSSDKGPMQLEEKHTVSDTGVMDDVGSQPRSSGVNLSIGKSAKEGFPGAMTSTKATIDINVSHDGRGTAKIKKKRKITASRSSLSSSQASEIHKEPINANQSTSGGDASLSPDKDRMCLQEKLSISTVQEIENVNLQPCPNAATVLLEKDAVQGSVVAVVSEKEDIKVVFDVEVAPNLEKIMKDMGPFPGLSSSQVSEIHEGPVDTNSSLRDADFNLDASKNLSHLDGRGTVSDAMPANDVDSHGYTDGCTALLEGSVVEVSPEVRIEMTGDANVVSDGACTHKSSEKTKVKSPPPACLRSRSSESHEKPVNGDSSMDCVDAVSSSDKVPVDSAEKVPVSGTGTVGDIGKQLCPNVVGVSLGNSPVKGSPEATNSVIGVQNVESNAASTHKIKRKRKVQVLKIHGGLARRKSSNNSEDPTSSLDNVRSQSKEKCTVSDIGSVGNATSLPCSNGIAVTDEIITVKRSPKAVNSAKRVLNVNSDGMCVPNIKRQRKGLDSLLDLSSSQAPDTPGGPINTGSSIHDSNATTGSENVPVCSEQKVAVSYIGYVDGVALKPCPNEVSVLLEHSLVKESPMDIDSVKESTSESITKLEHPSADSSSFVEESAVLDLQFQCLSGSRGEHPDNAIPSVSMSSCQECPHQDNILGKESGRGRELQTEKDASQVDCMLGRENSKDTSVLHPQVQGQLGGVSLDIRTSCLDDSPSSTAMEGNASNNIMKDECLSTSDYLSLNIISDPNGERMESVPDRSSKIESPGFLSTFPEICILNAEQSLTNISNENIHWDNNKPDEKIIVKDASTLNTHKICVFTPDVNMRSHKKIHTDGSITEKRAPFTSQGTRQSPNPKLTVGELNGKKISGTAGVPRAFQSRSSLVAGSFNDKAPSTCTANSRTWQRTDNPFASLTGKKSISSASPSQRQSPKKFGKVQSTSYIRKGNSLVRKGAPNAAFPQGSHNLSTAVNQLSAVDRDKTKKVTASECKGNSFDPLSCPRKGGANPSFESPKTPPLPHSSKSQNSTTKSSQDCVYHSLNNPLSEGGSEATSVSTKVTENEDVFKHAKTSENQASLSNNLGIQSTLKDGNSQSSKMNIVYVKHKSNQLVAASSPGIRDPSFNVPEKTQALSSSISSDCYYKRSKNQLVRNVQIPGSQVKQSVAVNDDSSNSEGQRVSTVPSLKCSRSLSKRRPHKGLGKACKSSKFSWVWTLHGTNSENDDKKALQCQKVWPYIFPWKRMAYRKHCRYDSVSMSNRSSSSFVRYFRKLLLSRKRDTVYTRSTGGFSLRKSKVLSIGGSNLKWSKSIEKRSKKVNEEATLAVVAAERKKREQKGASAIASAKNRNQSSRERVFRIGFVRYKMDPSKRTLQRIADEKSGVDPQSGKDTRKSVVPRRLLIGNDEYVRIGNGNQLIRDPKKLIRFLASEKIRWSLHTARLRLARKQQYCQFFTRFGKCNKDDGKCPYIHDPSKVAVCTKFLKGLCDNTDCKLTHKVIPERMQDCSYFLQGLCTNENCPYRHVNVNPSAPVCKGFLRGYCVDGDECRKKHSYVCPVFEATGICPQGSMCKLHHPKNQNKDKKRKRSKDRKNKRGRYFRSRLTDATKNGRVASDKPAVQNTGDIFFLEERLVDYIRLDVSDEEAGETTNVSDMHTTLCDSEPSELTSDDLGDLIKPVRILNRNLK from the exons ATGGAGCCGCCGcccttccaccaccaccaccacaataACAGGTACGCTCCCGTTGCACCTCCAAGGATTTCCGGCGACCGTAATTTCTATCACCACCATCAacaacaccaacaccaacaccaccacctcccaccgcctccaccaccaccagcaccaccaccgaCGCAACCTCCTCTCCCCTCTCTTTACCACCATCACCAGCGTCACGCTTCGCAATATCCTTTTCCCAATTCCCATCCAATCATCGAAGGCGACCCAAGAAGACAACATCCTTTTGATGTCGAGCGCCCTCCTAGGGCTCCCGTCTCCGATCGCATCGTCTTCGATCATCACCGCCAAAATCCATTCCCAGATGATCATTCCCATCTCCCAGATGCCTGGGACCCACCACCTCCTAGGGTTCCTCCTCAGCTTCCAAGGACTTTCCCTGTTAATTGGGAGAACGAGCCTCCTCGCAATCACTTTTCCGCCCACCCTATGTCTCCCTATCGATCTGCATCTGATGGGAATTTTAATGATCGGAAGAGATTCGTTGATGATCAAGAAAGTGGCTCTTTTCGTGAGTATCCGATCGATGGGTTTGAGAGGAATCAGAACGATGAGATCTTCTACAATCAGAGTGATAATCGTGTTAGTACTAGTGGTAGTAGTCATAGTAATTATTTCCGTAACCGTATTTCGTTTGAGAACACTGTGTCGTCTAGGAATCACGCCCAGTCGGCCGGCAATCACGGTatgaatttcaattttgaatctGATAATGGGCGCTCCCGGGATGGTAGAGGAGCGGGAGATTGTACAGATGAAAGGAGGATATGGGTTTCGACTAGGCCGAATTCTAGAGATGCAGATACTTTTGTTAATGGGAttgagatgagagagaaagagattatGGGTGAGGATGACATTCGAGTTGGCTCGGGGAAACGTTTTCCGTATATTACAAAGATGGGGAAATTTAATAACAGGGTTGGCAATGAGGGTTCCCAAGAGATTGTTCATACTCCAAAGAAGAAACCGCAAAAGCTGAGTGCTTTGCAAAGAATTCAATTGGGGAAAACCACACCTAGGAAGTTGCACTCTTCTGCTTATTTTGATGACTCAAACTCGGGTTCCTTTAGATCTAAAGGCCCTCTGGTGTTTTCGGATCACAGATTGGAAGAAGAAATAGTAAGCAGTTCTGTTGAACTGGATGTTTCTTTCAAATCTAATTCCCTAGTGGCGAAGCAAGTTGTGGCTCCTTCAAGTCCTGTTGTTGGTTCTAATGGGTCAAGTACACCTAAGACTAAGAGGATAAAGAAAGCCATGACACCTGTTTCAGTTTCATCAAATTCACGTCTTACTGAACTTCACGAAGGACCCGTAAGTGGAGATGGCTCCTCACTTGGTGTGCGTGATGCCTCAAGTTCTGACAAGGGTCCAATGCAGTTGGAAGAGAAACATACAGTTTCTGATACTGGGGTAATGGATGATGTTGGTTCACAGCCTCGTTCAAGTGGGGTCAATTTATCAATTGGGAAAAGTGCAAAGGAAGGATTTCCTGGGGCTATGACTTCAACCAAAGCTACAATTGATATTAATGTCAGTCATGATGGGAGGGGCACAGCaaagattaagaagaagaggaaaatcaCAGCCTCACGTTCAAGTCTGTCCAGTTCACAGGCATCTGAAATCCACAAAGAACCAATAAATGCTAATCAATCCACCAGTGGTGGAGATGCTTCCTTGAGTCCTGACAAGGATAGAATGTGTCTTCAAGAGAAATTGAGCATTTCTACTGTTCAGGAAATTGAGAATGTTAATTTGCAGCCTTGTCCAAATGCAGCCACTGTATTGCTTGAAAAGGATGCAGTTCAAGGATCTGTTGTTGCTGTGGTTTCAGAAAAGGAGGACATTAAGGTTGTTTTTGATGTTGAAGTTGCACCTAATCTTGAGAAGATTATGAAAGACATGGGCCCTTTCCCAGGTTTGTCAAGTTCACAGGTATCTGAAATCCATGAGGGACCAGTAGACACAAATAGCTCTCTGCGTGATGCGGATTTTAACTTAGATGCTTCTAAGAATCTAAGTCATTTGGATGGTAGAGGTACAGTTTCCGATGCTATGCCTGCAAATGATGTTGATTCGCATGGTTATACTGATGGTTGCACTGCATTGCTCGAGGGTAGTGTGGTGGAAGTATCTCCCGAGGTAAGGATTGAAATGACAGGTGATGCCAATGTTGTTTCAGATGGGGCATGTACACATAAGAGCAGTGAGAAGACAAAAGTCAAGTCACCACCTCCAGCATGTTTAAGGTCACGATCATCTGAAAGTCATGAAAAACCTGTTAATGGAGATAGCTCCATGGATTGTGTGGATGCTGTCTCAAGTTCTGACAAGGTACCTGTTGATTCAGCAGAGAAAGTTCCAGTTTCAGGGACTGGGACTGTGGGTGATATTGGCAAGCAGCTTTGCCCAAATGTAGTAGGTGTATCACTTGGAAACAGTCCTGTGAAAGGATCTCCAGAGGCTACAAATTCGGTTATAGGTGTTCAGAATGTTGAATCTAATGCGGCATCTACTCATAAAattaaaaggaagagaaaagttCAGGTATTGAAAATTCATGGAGGTCTTGCTAGAAGAAAGAGTTCCAACAATAGTGAAGATCCTACTTCTAGTTTGGACAATGTTCGAtcacaatcaaaagaaaaatgtacaGTTTCTGATATTGGGAGTGTGGGTAATGCCACTTCGCTGCCTTGTTCAAATGGCATTGCTGTTACAGATGAGATCATCACAGTGAAACGATCTCCAAAAGCTGTGAACTCAGCAAAACGTGTTTTAAATGTTAATTCTGATGGAATGTGTGTTCCTAATATTAAGAGACAGAGGAAAGGCCTAGATTCACTTCTGGATTTGTCGAGTTCACAGGCACCTGATACTCCTGGGGGCCCCATAAATACTGGTAGCTCCATCCATGATTCAAATGCCACCACCGGTTCTGAAAATGTTCCTGTTTGCTCAGAGCAGAAAGTTGCAGTTTCTTATATTGGATATGTGGATGGTGTTGCCTTGAAGCCTTGTCCAAATGAGGTTTCAGTTTTGCTTGAGCACAGTTTAGTTAAGGAATCTCCTATGGATATAGACTCTGTTAAAGAAAGTACTAGTGAGAGCATTACAAAACTTGAGCATCCTAGTGCTGATTCTAGTTCTTTTGTTGAGGAGTCAGCTGTTCTGGATCTGCAATTCCAGTGTCTGTCAGGTTCCAGAGGTGAGCATCCAGATAACGCTATTCCTTCTGTGTCCATGTCCAGTTGTCAGGAATGTCCTCATCAAGATAATATTTTAggcaaggaaagtggaagaggaagagaactACAAACAGAAAAAGATGCATCACAGGTAGATTGTATGCTTGGCAGAGAGAACTCCAAAGATACTTCTGTCTTGCATCCACAGGTACAGGGGCAACTGGGTGGAGTGTCTTTGGATATCCGGACTTCTTGCTTAGATGACAGTCCATCCAGTACGGCCATGGAAGGCAATGCTTCTAACAATATTATGAAGGATGAGTGTCTGTCTACATCTGATTATTTGtctttaaatattatttctgaCCCCAATGGGGAGCGGATGGAGTCTGTGCCTGATAGAAGTTCCAAGATAGAGTCTCCAGGATTTTTGTCTACGTTTCCAGAGATATGCATTCTGAATGCTGAACAGTCACTGACCAACATatccaatgaaaatattcaCTGGGATAACAATAAGCCAGATGAGAAGATCATTGTGAAAGATGCATCTACCTTAAATACCCACAAAATATGTGTATTCACACCTGATGTCAATATGAGATCacataaaaaaattcatacTGATGGATCCATTACAGAGAAAAGAGCACCGTTTACATCACAGGGAACCAGACAATCACCTAACCCAAAACTGACAGTTGGAGAAttgaatggaaagaagattTCCGGAACTGCTGGAGTTCCTAGGGCTTTTCAAAGTCGATCAtctttggttgcaggttcaTTTAATGATAAAGCTCCTTCAACTTGCACTGCAAATTCGCGTACGTGGCAGCGAACTGATAATCCTTTTGCTTCCTTGACTGGAAAAAAGTCAATTTCAAGTGCCAGCCCTTCACAAAGGCAGTCTCCAAAAAAGTTTGGAAAGGTCCAGAGCACTTCTTACATCCGTAAAGGTAACAGCCTTGTAAGGAAAGGTGCTCCAAATGCAGCTTTTCCCCAAGGCTCTCATAATTTGAGTACAGCTGTTAATCAGTTGAGTGCTGTGGATAGAGATAAAACCAAGAAAGTTACTGCATCTGAGTGCAAGGGTAACAGTTTTGATCCTCTGAGTTGTCCAAGAAAGGGAGGAGCAAATCCTTCTTTTGAGAGTCCAAAAACACCACCATTACCACATTCCAGCAAGTCACaaaactccacaacaaaatcatCACAGGATTGTGTGTATCACTCATTGAACAATCCTCTTTCAGAAGGTGGTTCAGAAGCTACTTCAGTTTCTACCAAAGTTACTGAAAATGAGGACGTGTTCAAGCATGCAAAAACTTCTGAAAATCAAGCTAGTCTGAGCAACAACTTGGGGATTCAAAGTACCTTAAAAGATGGTAATTCACAGTCCTCCAAGATGAACATAGTGTATGTGAAGCATAAATCAAATCAATTGGTTGCTGCTTCTAGTCCTGGAATTCGGGATCCATCCTTCAATGTTCCTGAGAAGACCCAggcattatcttcttccatatCTTCTGATTGCTACTATAAAAGGAGCAAGAATCAACTTGTTCGAAATGTTCAAATTCCTGGAAGTCAGGTCAAGCAATCCGTTGCCGTCAATGATGATAGTTCAAATTCAGAGGGGCAAAGGGTTTCTACAGTTCCATCTCTAAAATGCAGTAGAAGTCTAAGTAAGAGAAGGCCTCATAAAG GCTTGGGAAAGGCATGTAAATCTTCAAAGTTCTCTTGGGTATGGACATTACATGGAACAAATTCAGAAAATGATGACAAGAAAGCGTTGCAATGTCAAAAGGTATGGCCATACATTTTCCCATGGAAAAGAATGGCATACCGGAAGCATTGCAGATATGATTCTGTTTCAATGTCCAATAGGAGTTCTAGCTCATTCGTTAGGTATTTCA GGAAACTGCTGCTTTCAAGGAAGCGGGATACAGTTTACACAAGATCAACTGGTGGCTTTTCTCTTCGGAAATCCAAGGTGCTAAGTATTGGTGGATCCAatctaaaatggtcaaaatcGATCGAAAAGCGTTCAAAGAAAGTTAATGAG GAGGCTACATTAGCTGTTGTTGCAGCAGAGAGGAAGAAACGAGAACAGAAGGGTGCCTCTGCTATTGCCAGTGCAAAGAACAGAAATCAATCTTCCC GAGAGCGCGTCTTCCGTATCGGTTTTGTCCGATACAAGATGGATCCATCAAAACGAACACTTCAGAGGATTGCAG ATGAGAAATCAGGTGTTGATCCCCAGTCAGGAAAGGACACCAGGAAATCTGTTGTTCCAAGGAGGTTACTGATTGGCAATGATGA ATATGTCAGAATTGGAAATGGCAACCAGCTCATTAGAGATCCAAAGAAACTGATTCGCTTTTTGGCGAGTGAGAAAATACGATGGAGTTTGCACACTGCTAGATTGCGGTTGGCTAGAAAACAACAGTATTGCCAGTTCTTCACAAGATTTGGGAAATGCAACAAGGATGACGGAAAATGTCCATATATCCATGATCCTTCTAAAGTTGCAGTCTGCACCAAGTTTCTGAAGGGTTTATGTGACAATACAGATTGCAAGTTGACACATAAG GTTATTCCAGAAAGGATGCAGGACTGTTCTTATTTTTTGCAGG GATTGTGTACCAATGAGAATTGTCCATATAGGCATGTAAATGTGAACCCAAGCGCTCCAGTTTGTAAAGGATTCCTCAGGGGATATTGTGTTGACGGGGATGAG TGCCGGAAGAAGCATAGCTATGTATGTCCAGTATTTGAAGCAACAGGTATCTGTCCTCAAGGGTCCATGTGCAAGCTGCACCacccaaaaaatcaaaacaaggacaagaaaaggaaaaggtcAAAGGATCGGAAAAACAAGAGAGGGCGTTACTTTCGTTCTAGGCTTACTGATGCTACTAAGAACGGTAGAGTTGCTTCTGACAAGCCGGCTGTACAGAACACTGGAGACATTTTTTTTCTGGAAGAACGATTAGTTGATTATATAAGGCTTGATGTCAGTGATGAAGAAGCAGGAGAAACTACCAATGTGTCTGATATGCACACAACCTTGTGTGACAGTGAACCCTCCGAGTTAACATCGGATGATCTGGGTGATCTCATTAAACCAGTTCGTATCTTGAATAGAAACCTGAAATAA